A portion of the Plasmodium gaboni strain SY75 chromosome 5, whole genome shotgun sequence genome contains these proteins:
- a CDS encoding putative cytosolic preribosomal GTP-binding protein — protein MSILQKIADIEAEMAKTQKNKATNYHLGLLKAKLSKLKAQLIEGGTKGGGGEGEGFDVSKTGDARIGLVGFPSVGKSTLLNKLTGTFSEVASYEFTTLTCVPGIFKYKGAKMQLLDLPGIIEGAKDGKGRGKQVIAVAKSCSLILIVLDVLKPLTYKKIIEKELEGFGIRLNKKPPNIIFQKKDKGGINITHTVPLNNLDEEMIKSICHEYRIINANISIRCEATVDDIIDVIEGNRLYVPCIYVLNKVDQITMEELNLVTKLPHNVPISAHLEWNLDGLLEAIWNYLDLVRIYTKPKGQIPDYESPVILKKEKCKVEHFCKKIHRSLVQQLKYALVWGKSVKHNPQKVGKDHELNDEDVVQLVKK, from the coding sequence atgtcgatattacaaaaaattGCCGATATTGAAGCCGAAATGGCCAAAACCCAAAAGAACAAGGCCACGAACTATCACTTAGGGTTATTAAAAGCAAAATTATCAAAACTAAAAGCTCAATTAATTGAAGGAGGTACAAAAGGAGGAGGAGGAGAAGGTGAAGGATTTGATGTATCTAAAACAGGAGATGCAAGAATTGGTTTGGTTGGATTTCCATCAGTAGGGAAGTCTacattattaaataaattaacaGGAACATTTTCTGAAGTAGCGTCGTATGAATTTACAACTTTAACTTGTGTACCTggtatatttaaatataagGGAGCCAAGATGCAATTATTAGATCTTCCTGGTATTATTGAAGGAGCAAAAGATGGGAAGGGAAGAGGTAAACAAGTTATAGCAGTAGCCAAAAGTTGttctttaattttaattgTTTTGGATGTATTAAAACcattaacatataaaaaaattatagaaAAAGAATTAGAAGGTTTTGGTATAAGATTAAATAAGAAACCAccaaatattatttttcaaaaaaaagataaagGTGGTATTAATATAACACACACGGTAccattaaataatttagaTGAAGAAATGATTAAATCTATTTGTCATGAATATAGAATTATAAATGCAAATATTTCTATAAGATGTGAAGCAACTGTTGATGATATTATAGATGTTATAGAAGGAAATCGTTTATATGTACCTTGtatttatgtattaaataaagTAGATCAAATAACAATGGAAGAATTAAATCTTGTAACCAAACTACCTCATAATGTTCCTATTTCAGCACATCTAGAATGGAATTTAGATGGACTCTTAGAAGCTATATGGAATTATTTAGATTTAGTTCGTATATATACAAAACCAAAAGGACAAATACCAGATTATGAATCTCCTgttattttgaaaaaagaaaaatgtaAAGTTGAACATTTctgtaaaaaaatacacaGGTCGTTAGTACAACAATTAAAATATGCCCTCGTATGGGGGAAATCGGTCAAGCATAATCCTCAAAAAGTAGGCAAGGACCACGAGTTGAATGATGAGGATGTAGTTCAGTTGgtcaaaaaataa
- a CDS encoding hypothetical protein (conserved Plasmodium protein, unknown function) — translation MEELYDKYDLRNDNISLLELSSEEDLKVNIINNHKNLVEYYNNILKNKQTLTNVTYFNMDITDDIVEMNNAFSDPLKINEENDDNVEYKINQFLSLYNKPSSGTNILYDNVNINVHCEHYEEN, via the coding sequence ATGGAAGAACTATATGATAAGTATGATTTGAgaaatgataatatttctttacTTGAATTATCATCTGAAGAAGATTTAaaagtaaatataataaataatcataaGAACTTAGTTGagtattataataatatattaaaaaataaacaaacATTAACAAATgttacatattttaatatgGATATAACAGATGATATTGTCGAAATGAATAATGCTTTTTCTGATCCTCTcaaaataaatgaagaaaatgatgataatgttgaatataaaattaatcAATTTTTATCCTTATATAACAAACCATCATCAGGAactaatattttatatgataatgTGAATATAAACGTACATTGTGAACATTATGAGGAAAATTAA
- a CDS encoding putative 50S ribosomal protein L12, apicoplast produces the protein MKSVGSKVTKLIGKILFKKEKKNRRRKNNKTTDSSLFVIIKKRSCLLLYIILSILYITYCMECIVCVKISKNDNWINRNKFFFLENKINNDHYGKKSFINNKRKHISKKDNVINNHKNFKLKSSKVDEIIESLKNLTLLEASELVKKIEITFSVDTKQNLNASSSSGQENKQNEADGKDNEEDEENKVYDLILENIEPNKKIPIIKIVKEIKKDLNLKQAKDLVDNLPQTLFEKVNKETADKWKTKLTEAGGIVKLK, from the coding sequence ATGAAAAGTGTAGGAAGTAAAGTTACTAAATTGATAGGAAagatattatttaaaaaggaaaagaaaaatagaagaagaaaaaataataagacGACAGATTCTTCGttatttgttataataaaaaaaagaagttgtttattgttatatattattttatcaatactatatataacatattgTATGGAATGTATTGTATGTGTGAAAATATCAAAGAATGACAACTGGataaatagaaataaattttttttccttgaaaataaaataaataatgatcATTATGGTAAGAAAAGctttataaataataaaagaaaacatatttcaaaaaaagataatgttataaataatcataaaaattttaaattaaaaagttCAAAGGTTGATGAAATAATAGAAagtttaaaaaatttaacATTACTAGAAGCTAGTGAAttagtaaaaaaaattgaaataACATTTTCTGTTGATACAAAACAAAATTTAAATGCATCCAGTTCAAGTGGACAAgaaaataaacaaaatgaagCTGATGGAAAAGATaatgaagaagatgaagaaaataaagtatatgatttaatactagaaaatatagaacctaataaaaaaataccaatcataaaaattgttaaggaaataaaaaaagatcTAAATTTAAAACAAGCAAAAGATTTAGTTGATAATTTACCACAAACACTTTTTGAAAAAGTTAACAAAGAAACTGCAGATAAGTGGAAAACAAAATTGACAGAAGCGGGAGGGATAGTTAAATTGAAATGA
- a CDS encoding putative mitochondrial import receptor subunit TOM22 — MGTALSKIITINEENRLLISNKPIFQLAHKDAVRMRNKLRVAKNRINNFLKKSIKTTSWVVWIAGVSVVVLVTPIAFQYEKECQLFEMQAQFFQAQQAANVPQLN; from the coding sequence ATGGGAACAGCACTGTCaaaaattattacaataaatgaagaaaatcGTTTGTTGATATCAAACAAGCCAATTTTTCAGTTAGCACATAAAGATGCAGTTCGTATGAGAAATAAATTAAGAGTAGCAAAGAAtagaataaataattttcttaaaaaaagtataaaaaCAACATCATGGGTTGTATGGATAGCAGGTGTTTCAGTTGTTGTATTAGTAACACCTATAGCTTTTCAATATGAGAAAGAATGTCAATTATTTGAAATGCAAGCTCAGTTCTTTCAAGCTCAACAGGCAGCCAACGTTCCACAATTAAACTGa
- a CDS encoding putative ubiquitin fusion degradation protein UFD1 — protein sequence MDDDFVRALNKFNSKFCFSNKKNSLNEVLQNKKNDKGEDINCNKLKKDLELQYIHSSNNKICQKFLTLPLNKKSDKLKDHSDKVILPVSILKTLEKGNYKNEVEFPYTFSIKNVQNNYITHACVLEFSSNEGIIFVSDNIKQNLGLDKPQSSSIARVLITYCILSKCDFIKLDSLNDNINDIKYMKNLLENELSLNYSTLTLGDYIHINHLKFYISELEPDNAVSLINTDINVDICERTNIDEYKNVKTMGDHKDIYEIIKIDIPINNTIQKAMNKYKFIINNNILDLLKKGKIELAINLESNMKLNCLNLFISFPPLDSVSEVIHHLYIDDCNTDPIVINREIIKSILKIHFACLMKEEHCNRNNDNDDANQNVDNKYNSTSNDNLENDKIGIKNYDESFLEYIFEHFFPHIIYIGVHNYMDTLIEYNICLKLNEEKNINTKKDDNNNKSVNGPVFINNNNNNINLLRNINMITPDTENIKSDDEYITCDNCLKDILKYNIYMHKIHCMKNFILCNTCKKVLKKNEKENHIHCDICNEGMYLNEKEKHEFIWHTQIKCVCNKILYRKQFIFHQNLFCPKKIIYCTYCNIFTQSNINIYNEEFILATFFDIYDNVKTNNSTINKSIKYYYNILFTYFHFFFKYIKNTEHEKYCGSKSINCTICKKIIYRNDYLFHLNTIHHFNKTESFKIINDNVDFSQLMNDTKHKS from the exons atggATGATGACTTTGTTAGAGCTCTTAATAAATTCAATTCCAAATTTTGTTTcagtaataaaaaaaattcacTGAATGAAGTTCTTcagaacaaaaaaaatgataaagGAGAGGATATAAATtgtaataaattaaaaaaggatttagaattacaatatatacatagttctaataataaaatatgtcAGAAATTTTTAACTCTACCACTAAACAAAAAATCGGATAAACTAAAAGACCACTCAGATAAAGTTATACTA cCAGTGTCTATTCTGAAAACCTTAGAAAAAGGCAACTACAAGAACGAAGTAGAATTTCCATATACATTTAGTATTAAGAACgtacaaaataattatattacaCATGCATGTGTTTTAGAATTTAGTTCGAATGAAGGCATAATTTTTGTTTcagataatataaaacaaaatcTAGGATTAGACAAACCTCAAAGTAGTAGCATAGCGCGTGTTTTAATAACATACTGTATACTATCTAAATGtgattttataaaattagaTTCTTTAAAcgataatattaatgatataaaatatatgaaaaatttaTTAGAAAATGAATTAAGTTTAAATTATAGTACGTTAACGTTAGGAgattatatacatattaatcatcttaaattttatataagtGAACTAGAACCTGATAATGCTGTTTCTTTAATAAATACAGATATTAATGTTGATATATGCGAAAGAACAAATAttgatgaatataaaaatgttaaaaCTATGGGGGATcataaagatatatatgaaattattaaaattgaTATACCTATAAATAATACTATTCAAAAAGctatgaataaatataaatttattattaataataatatattagatTTATTGAAAAAAGGTAAAATTGAACTAGCTATTAATTTAGAATCTAATATGAAGTTGAATTgtttaaatttatttatatcatttcCACCCTTAGATTCAGTATCAGAAGTCattcatcatttatatattgatgATTGTAATACTGATCCAATTGTAATAAATAGAGAGATCATCAAAagtattttaaaaatacaCTTTGCGTGTTTAATGAAAGAAGAACATTGTAATAgaaataatgataatgatgatgCTAATCAGAATGTGgataataaatacaataGTACCTCTAATGATAATCTTGAGAATGATAAAATAGGAATCaaaaattatgatgaaTCCTTTTTAGAATACATATTTGAACATTTCTTCCcacatataatatatataggaGTACATAATTACATGGATACACTtatagaatataatatatgcttaaaattaaatgaagaaaaaaatataaatacaaaaaagGATGACAATAACAATAAAAGTGTTAATGGACCAgtatttattaataataataataataatattaatttgttgagaaatataaatatgatcACACCAGATAcagaaaatataaagagtgatgatgaatatattacatGTGATAATTGTCttaaagatatattaaaatataatatatatatgcataaaATTCATTGTATGAAGAATTTCATTTTGTGTAATACATGTAAAAaagtattaaaaaaaaatgagaaaGAAAATCATATACATTGTGATATATGTAATGAAGGAATgtatttaaatgaaaaagaaaaacatGAATTTATATGGCATACTCAAATAAAATGTGtatgtaataaaattttatatcgtaaacaatttatttttcatcaaaatttattttgtccaaaaaaaattatatattgtacatattgtaatatttttactcaatcaaatattaatatatataatgaagaatttattttagctaccttttttgatatatatgataatgtcaaaacaaataattctacaataaataaatctatcaaatattattacaatatattatttacatattttcatttcttttttaaatatataaaaaatacagAACATGAAAAGTATTGTGGATCAAAATCTATTAACTGTACtatttgtaaaaaaattatttatagaaATGATTACCTTTTCCATTTAAATACAATTCatcattttaataaaacGGAGTCctttaaaattataaatgaCAACGTTGATTTTAGCCAACTAATGAATGACACAAAACATAAATcataa
- a CDS encoding putative tRNA-YW synthesizing protein — MGIGDQEFLLKNILGTHCNEKKVKINISVIYGSGDGNSYNRAKDFLNELIEYFNNVHLFLNDINEIINKDIYIKHVNSKNNYSDVVQKKDYNEKKIEIINNYKNHKCDDHDNVGSNIIFKSNHINPSLNRNHMNILENEIIEYFKLRFDQYQVNNNNNNKKKKNKEEISRSGYENMVTLYFNKNINYLESYKENIKTFNSKFRNYVDCIIDNNKIGKIYFNLIDGNNHDYYSFFDSTENYNLNILFFFISTSSHGSFPNNSFKIDEIFTDMLNDFRIEKNYLKDIFFSCIGFGNKEYGDKYFCIPIKKCEKYIHSLGAQKLYKTLKLCDTQDNEETLFLWKCNIFKTLSLSLFFYSFNYMKRWYMNKTIYDTLSYYCYFFSNHTNFYVNQSEDNKYIHDQEEKKKKKKKKKKKKKKKNSHDHSINSMDILQVCHSNKEYKENNALIDHNNNKCFNNEIYNTHSGIYYSNVKDVQQMCLSNIDNEENNLVNNEKKKIKDKTNITMNEKREEVDVNEDIDLLHGDIQKIEGCTNCNCESMNEYNDKNNTYHTNHLSNTNNVETYKDSTSESEASNNDSYVDDEDEQIEVEDLISGEKKDMLSSSQRNKLTKEGYKIVGSHSAVKLCRWTKSQVRGRGGCYKHTFYGINSYQCMEATPSLACANKCVFCWRHHKNPVGVKWRWNMDKAEIIVEEIIKKHKAMIKELKGIYGIIIERFEKAMNIKHCALSLVGEPIMYPEINKLIDELHKRNISTFLVTNAQFPAELQNLNPVTQLYLSIDAPNKEALKNIDRPLFKDFWDRYIKCIKILKNRKERKVFRFTLVKEYNMMENEINSYINLIELGYPDFIEIKAVTYCGSSQGYQLTMKNIPWHEEVYQFAWNLINKKKSLSHIYEISCEHKHSCSILIAKKIFKINNKWNTWIDYEKFQQLIKNKENFNALDYSVETPHWAIYGSQESGFSPCEKRVYTKGKYKNKNQPS, encoded by the coding sequence ATGGGAATTGGGGATCAAGAATTTCTCTTGAAGAATATCCTAGGAACACACTgtaatgaaaaaaaagtgaAGATAAACATATCTGTTATATATGGATCAGGTGATGGTAATAGTTATAATAGAGCTAAAGATTTCTTAAACGAATTAAtagaatattttaataatgttcatttatttttgaatgACATAAATGAGATTattaataaagatatatacataaaacATGTGAATAGTAAGAATAATTATAGTGATGTGGTTCAAAAGAAAgattataatgaaaaaaaaatagaaattataaataattataagaatCATAAATGTGATGATCACGATAATGTTGGtagtaatataatatttaagAGTAATCATATAAATCCATCCTTAAATAGGAAccatatgaatattttagaaaatgaaataatagaatattttaaattacGTTTTGATCAATATCAAgtgaataataataataataataagaagaagaagaatAAAGAGGAAATATCAAGATCAGGATATGAAAATATGGtaacattatattttaataaaaatataaattatttagAATCTTATAAAGAGAATATAAAAACGTTCAACAGTAAATTTAGAAATTATGTTGATTGTATaatagataataataaaataggaaaaatatattttaatttaattgATGGAAATAATCatgattattattcattttttgatagcacagaaaattataatttaaatatcttatttttttttattagtACATCTAGTCATGGGTCATTCCctaataattcttttaaaattgATGAAATTTTTACAGACATGTTAAATGATTTTCGAATTgaaaagaattatttaaaagatatattttttagtTGTATTGGATTTGgaaataaagaatatggagataaatatttttgtattcctataaaaaaatgtgagaaatatatacattCATTAGGAGcacaaaaattatataaaacattaaaATTATGTGATACACAAGATAATGAAGAAACTTTATTCTTATGGAAgtgtaatatatttaaaacGCTTAGTTTGtctttatttttctattcttttaattatatgaaacgatggtatatgaataaaacaatatatgataccttatcatattattgttattttttttcaaatcatacaaatttttatgttaaTCAGAGTGAAGACaacaaatatattcatgatcaagaagaaaaaaaaaaaaaaaaaaaaaaaaaaaaaaaaaaaaaaaaaaaaaaaaacagtCATGATCATTCTATAAATTCGATGGATATATTGCAAGTATGTCACTCTAATAAGGAGTACAAAGAAAACAATGCTTTAATtgatcataataataacaaatgttttaataatgaaattTATAATACACATAGTGGTATATATTATAGCAATGTAAAAGATGTTCAACAAATGTGTTTGTCAAATATTGATAATGAAGAGAATAATCTAGTGAacaatgaaaaaaaaaaaataaaggataaaacaaatattaCTATGAATGAAAAGAGAGAAGAAGTAGATGTCAACGAAGATATAGATTTACTTCATGGGgatattcaaaaaattgAAGGGTGCACAAATTGTAATTGTGAATCGATGAATgaatataatgataagAACAATACATATCATACAAATCATTTAAGTAATACAAATAATGTTGAGACATATAAAGATTCCACCTCAGAAAGTGAAGCATCAAATAATGATAGCTATGTGgatgatgaagatgaaCAAATAGAAGTAGAAGATCTGATATCAGGAGAAAAAAAGGATATGTTAAGTTCTAGCCAGCGAAACAAATTAACAAAAGAAGGTTATAAAATAGTAGGATCTCATAGTGCAGTAAAATTATGTAGATGGACAAAATCACAAGTGAGAGGTAGAGGTGGTTGTTATAAGCATACGTTTTATGGTATTAATTCTTATCAATGTATGGAAGCAACACCTAGTTTGGCTTGTGCAAATAAATGTGTATTTTGTTGGAGACATCATAAAAATCCTGTAGGTGTAAAATGGAGATGGAATATGGATAAAGCAGAAATTATAGTTGaagaaataattaaaaaacataaagctatgataaaagaattaaaagGTATATATGGTATTATTATTGAACGTTTTGAGAAAGCtatgaatataaaacattGTGCATTATCATTAGTAGGAGAACCTATTATGTATCCagaaattaataaattaatagATGAATTacataaaagaaatatatcAACATTTCTAGTAACTAATGCTCAATTCCCAGCAGAATTACAAAATTTAAATCCTGTTACACAATTATATTTGTCTATAGATGCTCCAAATAAAGAAgctttaaaaaatattgataGACCTTTATTTAAAGATTTCTGGgatagatatataaaatgtattaaaatattaaaaaatcGTAAAGAAAGAAAAGTATTCAGATTTACCTTAgtaaaagaatataatatgatgGAGAATGAAATAAATAGTTATATCAATTTAATAGAATTAGGATATCCAGATTTTATAGAAATTAAGGCTGTTACATATTGTGGATCATCACAAGGATATCAATTAACtatgaaaaatattccATGGCATGAAGAAGTATATCAATTTGCATGGAATctaattaataaaaaaaaatctttatcacatatatatgaaatttCATGTGAACATAAACATTCATGTAGTATATTAATTGcaaagaaaatatttaaaatcAATAATAAATGGAATACTTGGATTgattatgaaaaatttcaacaacttattaaaaataaagaaaattttaatgCCCTCGATTATTCAGTAGAAACTCCACACTGGGCAATTTATGGATCTCAAGAAAGTGGTTTTAGTCCTTGTGAAAAAAGGGTATATACAAAGGgcaaatataaaaataaaaaccAACCAAGTTAA
- a CDS encoding putative zinc finger protein, with protein sequence MMVKNGNSNQSPASIAQIPRKKQFYKTKMCPWFFSGRCDRGMDCLFAHSQDELNPIPDLSFTSLCPLTKKSGLCKNEKCSYAHSVCELRPTGDLYKTAPCTKFLRGKCNAEEHCRHAHFIEELRPLPGNLVPSQNAINMMLSSSITNPGQKGHKKNNHSNSNNNNNNNKNNNHNNNNNHNCENKKNEKYMKKSNCLSESYPSSGNMNNNINNNVNGNHNKYNKKFVKNASSDNTNINNSMNSSMNSSMNTKISSNFNSSMTNSINSNISTNSHSNIHNHMHNKMNNHTNGTINSNMNNKSYKKSSSYPNKICAHLKNKDINEEHNNINSLNFKKYLINNSNMEHSSNATSNIMSTFNLPQIQNVCNQGNQASSLYNTMNGMINKESNMNGNINGNVNGNINGNINGNMNGNMNGNMNGNMNGNINGSMYSSMYGSMYDSIHSSMLSNMNGSVNVSMNGSMNGNVNDNMNLFMNGNMNMLMNVHMNEYMNAHINSNTSNNHFYNLNKPNSNEGLMNHYSSFSTKEPSTPMRMSSNSSKDFTSNNEENNFADTIEHMEITAQDSALKVIEDDNDKMNSSDIKNFLNLLQFKNSGSFNEEHFLFNDDDSVNNVNMSGIMNNTKRMYNMNDINHMNTMNNNSNNFSTINPSYLQAYDSLTSIGKEHLEQPLCLEKHLAEQYVHNNMIQTTNNQDTMNDFESNENLQNAYNKLNNSSLTSCSNFWNYPEDELSTSSPQMPQKVEIFDY encoded by the coding sequence ATGATGGTAAAGAATGGAAACAGTAATCAATCACCTGCTTCTATAGCACAAATACCAAGGAAGAAACAATTctataaaacaaaaatgtGTCCCTGGTTTTTTTCAGGGAGATGTGATAGAGGTATGGATTGTTTATTTGCACATTCTCAAGATGAATTAAATCCTATCCCTGATTTAAGTTTTACAAGTTTATGTCCCTTAACAAAAAAATCAGGATTATgtaaaaatgaaaaatgtAGTTATGCACATTCTGTATGTGAATTAAGACCCACTGGagatttatataaaactGCTCCATGTACAAAATTTTTAAGAGGTAAATGTAATGCTGAGGAACATTGTAGACATGCTCATTTTATTGAAGAGTTAAGACCCTTACCTGGAAATTTGGTCCCTTCACAAAATGCTATTAATATGATGCTTTCATCATCCATAACGAACCCCGGTCAAAAAGGacacaaaaaaaacaaCCACAGCAACAgcaataataataataataataataaaaataataatcacaataataataataatcacAATTGCgaaaataagaaaaatgaaaaatatatgaagaaaTCCAATTGCTTATCAGAGTCTTACCCATCATCTGGaaatatgaacaataatatcaataataaTGTGAATGGAAATCATAATAAgtataacaaaaaatttGTGAAAAACGCTAGCTCAGATAATACCAACATCAACAACAGCATGAACAGCAGTATGAATAGTAGTATGAACACAAAAATAAGCAGTAATTTTAACAGTAGCATGACCAATAGTATTAACAGTAATATCAGCACGAATTCTCACAGTAACATACATAATCATATgcataataaaatgaacAATCATACTAATGGTACTATCAATAgtaatatgaataataaaagttACAAGAAAAGCTCTTCCTATccaaataaaatatgtgCACACCTAAAGAATAAGGATATCAACGAAGAACATAATAACATCAACAGTTTGAACTTTAAAAAgtatttaattaataatagCAATATGGAACATAGTTCAAATGCCACATCCAATATTATGAGTACCTTTAATTTGCCACAGATACAAAATGTATGTAACCAAGGAAATCAAGCAAGTagtttatataatacaatGAATGGTATGATTAATAAGGAGAGTAATATGAATGGAAATATTAATGGCAATGTGAATGGAAATATTAATGGAAATATTAATGGCAATATGAATGGAAATATGAATGGAAATATGAATGGAAATATGAATGGAAATATTAATGGTAGTATGTATAGTAGTATGTATGGTAGTATGTATGATAGTATACATAGCAGTATGTTGAGCAACATGAATGGTAGTGTGAATGTTAGTATGAATGGCAGTATGAATGGCAATGTGAATGACAATATGAATCTTTTTATGAATGGAAATATGAATATGCTTATGAATGTTCACATGAATGAATATATGAATGCACACATTAATAGCAACACCAGTAACAaccatttttataatttaaacAAACCAAATAGTAACGAAGGGTTAATGAATCATTATTCCTCTTTTTCTACAAAAGAACCTTCAACACCTATGAGAATGTCAAGCAATTCATCCAAAGATTTTACGTCTAATAATGAAGAGAATAATTTTGCTGACACAATTGAACATATGGAAATTACTGCTCAAGATAGTGCCTTGAAGGTTATTGAagatgataatgataaaatgaattcttctgatattaaaaactttttaaatttattgCAATTCAAAAATTCGGGTAGTTTTAACGAGGAacattttttgtttaatgatgatgattctgtaaataatgtaaatatgAGTGGtattatgaataatacaaaaaggatgtataatatgaatgacATCAATCATATGAACACCATGAAcaataatagtaataatttTAGTACTATCAATCCATCCTACTTACAAGCATATGATTCCTTAACAAGTATAGGAAAAGAACACTTAGAACAACCATTATGTTTAGAAAAACATTTAGCAGAACAATATGTTCATAATAACATGATTCAAACTACTAATAATCAAGACACTATGAATGATTTTGAATCTAATGAAAATTTACAAAAtgcatataataaattaaataatagtTCTTTAACTAGTTGCTCAAATTTCTGGAATTATCCAGAAGATGAGTTATCTACCTCATCCCCACAAATGCCCCAGAAGGTAGAAATTTTTgattattaa